Proteins encoded by one window of Girardinichthys multiradiatus isolate DD_20200921_A chromosome 14, DD_fGirMul_XY1, whole genome shotgun sequence:
- the LOC124881207 gene encoding ladderlectin-like: MTWARAQRNCVSLQATLASVHNFEEYHSIQRLIIASTHMSPATWIGGSDAQEDRLWLWSDGSPFHYSNWCSGEPSNSKDQNCLQMNYGGSKCWDDVWCNGNLPSICAKNL; encoded by the exons ATGACTTGGGCGAGAGCTCAG AGAAACTGTGTGTCTTTGCAGGCAACCCTTGCATCCGTCCATAACTTTGAGGAGTATCATTCCATTCAGAGGTTGATAATAGCTTCAACTCACATGTCACCAGCAACATGGATTGGAGGCTCTGATGCGCAGGAG GATAGGTTGTGGCTGTGGAGTGATGGAAGTCCCTTCCACTACTCAAACTGGTGTTCAGGAGAGCCAAGTAATTCCAAAGACCAGAATTGCCTACAGATGAACTATGGAG GATCTAAGTGCTGGGATGATGTGTGGTGCAACGGGAATCTTCCTTCCATCTGCGCCAAAAACCTCTGA